In Anopheles gambiae chromosome 2, idAnoGambNW_F1_1, whole genome shotgun sequence, a single window of DNA contains:
- the LOC1282020 gene encoding WD repeat-containing protein 3, with product MGLTKQYLAYKPVSSFNIIASARANISFVTISNATGRYVVVAAAEKVLVWDLRIGEKVAEFCRDKQEVTFLRTSPDQKHLAVGYSDGLVELFSVETKQSVCSFASHRSAVSALNFDLLGLKLVSGGLDNDLVVSDVVEQSGRCRLTGHTAPITQCCFMQRFQDVVVSSSKDTQIKFWNIETQCCFKTIVDHRTEVWGIVLMRNDDFLVCGTADTQLSVYKITPITDATVPVVVASEQPEGESTVSPFRCTAAGRIQRAGHGRTINLVADANGQVLGCHGTDRQIELFLFCSPEESMKKLTKRMKKLDTNKQSGEESANRQLALTDEIKRLTSIPTPEKVKSFDLLLGSRNELRICCTFVKNFVQLFSLDLNVKKDAEPETLYALQKQGHPSEARTVAFSSDNLAIASGSAESLKLWSRASQTVLRTVDTGGYVVSTCFVPGDRHVLVGLKTGQLLVVDVVPGEVIECIEAHEKELWSIVLTPDKHGCVSGGGDTTVKFWSFELIAASGGQDAAKVLSLLHKNTLKLEETVLSVRISQNGKYIAVALLDTTVKIFFMDSLKFYLSLYGHKLPVVTMDISYDSTLIITGSADRTIKIWGMDFGDCHRSLLAHDNTVTAVQFIPNTHMFFSCAKDGKLKQWDADSFQKIITLPGHLGEAHALAISPNGKYVVSCGSDRTLRLFHRTEEPLVLQDVQEEEREELENATLATGEESTVPGLPGLKLPSKKTIGSEKGAENILECLEVSKQYEEEGGKGPLPPLMFAYSATNTDDFLLTVLSRIRASDLEESLLLLPFNAVCELLERVPKLTTERKDQTELICKVVLFLFRVHQKPIVNNQVLLPVIQKIVQTLQAAVGELRDMVGTNFHAAQMLQRELEENDGCVLFRDATKQRIQRDRRRKRREASKRKLLQIVK from the exons ATGGGTCTAACAAAACAATATCTGGCGTACAAGCCAGTCTCGAGCTTCAACATCATCGCTAGTGCACGTGCAAACATCTCTTTCGTGACAATCAGCAATGCCACCGGTCGGTACGTCGTGGTGGCTGCGGCGGAGAAGGTGCTTGTGTGGGATCTAAG AATCGGCGAAAAGGTGGCGGAATTCTGTCGTGACAAACAGGAGGTCACATTCCTACGCACCAGCCCGGATCAGAAGCATCTTGCGGTGGGTTACTCTGATGGACTAGTGGAGCTGTTCAGCGTCGAAACCAAACAGTCGGTGTGCAGTTTTGCATCGCACCGTTCTGCCGTCAGTGCGTTGAATTTTGACCTGCTGGGCCTAAAACTAGTATCCGGCGGTCTTGACAACGATCTGGTCGTGTCGGACGTGGTGGAACAGTCAGGAAGATGCCGTCTCACCGGACATACGGCCCCGATAACGCAGTGCTGCTTCATGCAACGCTTCCAGGATGTAGTTGTGTCCAGCTCCAAAGACACACAGATCAAGTTCTGGAACATAGAAACGCAGTGCTGCTTTAAAACCATCGTTGACCACCGTACCGAGGTGTGGGGTATTGTGTTGATGCGGAACGATGACTTTCTTGTTTGTGGTACAGCCGATACGCAACTTTCCGTGTACAAAATCACCCCGATCACGGATGCCACAGTACCGGTGGTAGTTGCGTCGGAGCAGCCTGAAGGCGAAAGCACCGTCAGTCCGTTTCGTTGTACCGCGGCGGGCAGAATTCAAAGGGCTGGACACGGACGCACGATTAACCTTGTGGCTGACGCCAACGGGCAGGTGCTCGGATGCCACGGTACCGATAGACAGATTGAGTTGTTTCTCTTCTGTTCGCCGGAGGAATCGATGAAGAAGCTTACCAAGCGCATGAAAAAGCtggacacaaacaaacaaagtggAGAAGAGTCGGCCAACCGACAGCTTGCTCTGACCGACGAAATTAAGCGTCTTACATCGATACCCACACCGGAGAAGGTGAAATCGTTCGATTTACTGCTGGGCAGTCGGAACGAGCTGCGCATCTGCTGCACGTTTGTGAAAAACTTTGTCCAACTGTTCTCCCTCGACTTGAACGTGAAGAAAGATGCCGAGCCAGAAACGCTGTACGCGTTGCAAAAGCAAGGACATCCTTCTGAAGCGCGCACTGTCGCATTCAGCTCGGACAATTTGGCGATCGCATCGGGCAGTGCGGAGTCGTTGAAGCTGTGGAGCCGCGCTTCCCAGACCGTTCTGCGCACCGTCGATACGGGCGGGTATGTTGTCAGCACGTGCTTCGTTCCAGGCGATCGTCACGTACTCGTAGGATTAAAAACGGGCCAGCTGCTCGTTGTGGACGTGGTGCCGGGCGAGGTGATAGAGTGCATCGAGGCGCACGAGAAGGAACTGTGGAGCATTGTACTGACCCCCGACAAGCATGGATGCGTTAGCGGCGGTGGAGATACGACCGTAAAGTTTTGGTCCTTTGAACTGATCGCTGCAAGCGGTGGCCAGGACGCGGCCAAGGTGCTCTCGCTGTTGCACAAAAACACTCTCAAGCTGGAGGAAACGGTGTTGAGTGTGAGGATTTCCCAGAATGGCAAGTACATAGCGGTCGCCCTGCTTGATACGACGGTGAAAATATTCTTCATGGACAGTCTCAAGTTTTATCTTTCTCTGTACGGCCATAAGCTGCCCGTAGTAACGATGGACATCTCGTACGATTCGACTCTCATCATAACGGGGTCGGCCGATCGTACGATAAAGATTTGGGGCATGGACTTTGGCGATTGCCATCGCTCGCTGCTTGCGCATGATAACACCGTGACGGCGGTTCAGTTCATCCCGAACACGCACATGTTCTTCTCTTGCGCCAAGGACGGCAAACTGAAGCAGTGGGATGCGGACAGCTTTCAGAAGATTATCACGTTGCCCGGCCATTTGGGAGAAGCGCACGCGCTTGCGATTAGCCCCAATGGGAAGTACGTCGTTAGTTGCGGTTCAGACCGTACTCTACGGCTGTTCCATCGCACCGAGGAACCGCTTGTTCTGCAGGACGTGCAAGAGGAAGAGCGAGAGGAGCTAGAGAATGCTACGCTGGCCACAGGAGAAGAATCGACCGTACCCGGTTTGCCCGGTCTGAAACTGCCGTCGAAGAAAACAATCGGATCGGAGAAGGGAGCAGAAAACATTCTCGAGTGTCTCGAGGTAAGCAAACAGTACGAAGAGGAAGGCGGAAAAGGACCGCTGCCTCCGCTAATGTTTGCTTACTCGGCCACCAACACGGACGATTTCCTGCTGACCGTACTGTCGCGCATTCGGGCAAGTGATCTCGAAGAATCGCTCCTTCTACTGCCGTTCAATGCGGTGTGTGAACTGCTCGAAAGGGTTCCGAAGCTGACCACCGAACGGAAGGATCAAACGGAGCTGATCTGTAAGGTGGTACTGTTCCTGTTCCGGGTGCACCAGAAGCCGATCGTTAACAATCAGGTGCTGCTACCGGTGATTCAAAAGATTGTCCAAACATTGCAAGCGGCGGTCGGAGAACTGCGGGACATGGTGGGGACCAATTTCCACGCGGCACAGATGCTGCAGCGTGAGCTGGAAGAAAATGACGGGTGCGTACTGTTCCGCGATGCAACCAAGCAGCGCATCCAGCGGGATCGCCGGCGGAAGAGGCGCGAAGCTTCCAAGCGAAAGTTGCTACAGATAGTTAAGTAA
- the LOC1282021 gene encoding pre-mRNA-splicing factor 38 has product MANRTVKDAKNVHGTNPQYLIEKIIRSRIYDSKYWKEQCFALTAELLVDKAMELRFVGGVFGGNIKPTPFLCLTLKMLQIQPEKDIVVEFIKNEEFKYVRALGAFYLRLTGSSLDCYKYLEPLYNDNRKLRKQNRMGAYELIHMDEFIDELLREERVCDIILPRIQKRHVLEENNELEPKVSALEDDLDEEMPSEDEAVEDLPPPPPTAKEKKIEAIKAKGASKRNERSVSRERQQVDRYRNYEAGNYHDRENDRDKERGRERERERDRERDRDRDRDRDRDRYREMERRDRRDPYNERDRFKERELRDRERERQRRHERQEERERERRRERDRDRDREHEERPRGHDRERDYDRERRRR; this is encoded by the exons ATGGCGAATCGTACGGTGAAGGACGCCAAAAATGTCCATGGCACGAATCCGCAGTACCTGATAGAGAAAATTATACGGTCCCGTATATATGACTCCAAGTATTGGAAGGAGCAGTGCTTTGCATTGACCGCCGAACTGTTGGTGGACAAAGCCATGGAGCTACGATTCGTCGGAGGAGTGTTCGGAGGCAACATCAAACCAACGCCGTTCCTGTGCCTCACGCTCAAGATGCTCCAGATTCAACCAGAAAAGGACATTGTGGTCGAGTTTATCAAGAACGAAGAGTTCAAATACGTCCGAGCGCTTGGAGCTTTCTATTTGCGTCTCACCGGTTCGTCACTGGACTGTTACAAGTATCTGGAGCCGCTGTATAATGACAATCGAAAGCTGCGGAAACAGAATCGTATGGGTGCGTATGAACTTATCCACATGGACGAGTTCATCGATGAGCTGTTGCGCGAGGAACGCGTGTGCGACATCATTCTGCCGCGCATCCAAAAACGACACGTGCTGGAGGAGAACAATGAACTCGAGCCAAAAGTATCCGCGCTGGAGGACGACCTGGACGAGGAGATGCCTAGCGAGGATGAAGCGGTGGAGGAtttgccaccgccgccacctaCGGCGAAGGAGAAAAAGATCGAAGCGATCAAGGCTAAGG GAGCAAGCAAGCGCAATGAGCGTTCCGTTTCAAGAGAAAGGCAACAGGTCGATCGGTACCGTAACTACGAGGCCGGCAATTATCATGATCGAGAAAATGACCGCGACAAAGAACGTGGACGTGAGCGGGAACGGGAGCGAGACCGAGAGAGAGATCGGGACCGGGACCGGGATCGCGATCGAGACCGTTACCGAGAGATGGAGCGTCGAGATCGTCGAGA TCCGTACAATGAGAGGGATCGCTTCAAAGAGCGTGAACTTCGAGATCGGGAACGAGAAAGACAGCGGCGCCATGAGCGGCAGGAGGAGCGTGAACGAGAGCGACGCAGAGAACGGGATCGAGATCGGGATCGCGAACACGAAGAACGACCCCGCGGCCATGACCGCGAGCGTGATTACGACCGAGAGCGAAGAAGGCGATGA
- the LOC1282022 gene encoding transmembrane protein 185B, which yields MNLQSLFQDFNPSKFVVHCCLFTFTILFCLRLDGFIDWPYWVVFVPLWVWKSIATLGAIVGAIVWCRHPHYRVEGDSYSHFKAMLISLSLHLILLMFELLACDRLTSGRHLWVLVFIPLIFGSAASVGACVWAVKHDRSFELELFCAVNALQFVFLPLKLDGLVSWSWEVVFVPLWIVLCLSLVAVLYSIIFSVILLRTPEVSMQQKKSAFYSAIGNCATVIPVLVFQVLLADKLDEDLNWPFIAVAGPLLLALFTLILLSFNAKGGNKWWFGIRKNFSQFLLGVLPCLQEYGNISYHTDSGQTVPLDSANVQLDDFEKYDKKSKKSLAKKNDHLKPVVPIVSIELPD from the exons ATGAATCTGCAATCGCTGTTTCAGGATTTTAATCCCAG taaatttgttgttcattgcTGTTTGTTCACCTTTACCATATTGTTCTGTCTCCGTTTGGACGGATTCATCG ATTGGCCCTATTGGGTTGTGTTTGTGCCGCTATGGGTGTGGAAATCGATTGCAACGCTCGGGGCAATAGTGGGAGCCATTGTTTGGTGCCGTCACCCACACTACAG AGTCGAAGGTGACTCGTACTCACACTTCAAAGCGATGCTAATATCGCTTTCGTTGCACTTGATTTTGCTGATGTTCGAACTGCTGGCTTGCGATCGGCTCACCTCCGGACGGCATCTTTGGGTGCTGGTGTTCATCCCACTGATATTCGGTAGCGCAGCAAGCGTTGGAGCCTGCGTTTGGGCCGTCAAACACGATCGCTCGTTTGAGCTGGAGCTGTTTTGTGCCGTCAATGCACTGCAATTCGTGTTCCTGCCACTCAAGCTGGACGGGCTCGTCTCGTGGAGCTGGGAGGTGGTTTTCGTACCGCTCTGGATAGTGCTGTGTCTCAGCTTGGTGGCTGTTCTGTACAGTATCATATTTAGCGTTATCCTATTGCGCACGCCGGAGGTTTCGATGCAGCAGAAGAAATCTGCCTTCTACTCTGCCATCGGCAACTGTGCCACCGTGATTCCAGTGCTCGTGTTTCAAGTGCTGCTTGCAGACAAACTGGACGAAGACTTGAATTGGCCATTCATTGCCGTGGCGGGACCGCTGCTGCTTGCTCTATTCACGTTGATTCTGCTCAGCTTCAATGCAAAGGGAGGAAACAAAT GGTGGTTCGGCATACGCAAAAACTTTAGCCAATTTCTGCTGGGTGTGCTTCCATGTTTGCAAGAGTACGGAAACATATCATACCACACGGACAGCGGGCAAACTGTGCCACTAGATAGCGCCAACGTTCAGCTAGACGATTTCGAAAAGTACgacaagaaaagcaaaaagtcCCTTGCGAAAAAGAACGATCATCTAAAGCCGGTCGTGCCAATCGTTAGTATAGAGCTGCCGGATTGA
- the LOC5667639 gene encoding uncharacterized protein LOC5667639, with protein sequence MSSPKSNNSKGSIRDEDLSSESVEVLRERLNTMKRLIAERQNSTSGSSELWNPHTRASSCSGIIDGNFLSVAFGGALIVILSVSVYAFYNLYHAVLKKFPSQHTEL encoded by the exons ATGTCGAgcccaaaatcaaacaactcCAAAGGCAGCATACGTGATG AGGATCTCTCCTCGGAATCGGTTGAAGTGCTCCGCGAACGGCTGAACACGATGAAAAGGCTCATAGCGGAACGGCAGAACAGCACCAGTGGGTCGTCGGAGCTGTGGAATCCCCATACGCGAGCCTCCAGCTGCAGCGGCATaatcgatggaaacttttTGAGTGTCGCATTCGGAGGAGCCCTGATAGTGATTCTTTCCGTGTCCGTGTATGCGTTTTATAATTTGTACCACGCGGTGCTCAAGAAGTTTCCTTCCCAACATACTGAACTGTAA
- the LOC1282023 gene encoding histone deacetylase 3 translates to MATKKVSYFFNPDVGNFHYGPGHPMKPHRLSVIHHLVMNYGLHKKMQIYRPYKASAHDMCRFHSDEYIEFLQRVTPQNIQGYTKCLSVFNVGDDCPVFDGLFEFCAMYTGASLEGAQKLNHNHSDICINWSGGLHHAKKFEASGFCYVNDIVIGILELLKYHPRVLYIDIDVHHGDGVQEAFYLTDRVMTVSFHKYGNYFFPGTGDMYEIGAESGRYYSVNVPLKEGIDDQSYVQVFKPVISAVMEFYQPTAIVLQCGADSLAGDRLGCFSLSTKGHGECVKFVKDLNVPTLVVGGGGYTLRNVARCWTYETSLLIDETISNELPMNDYLEFFAPDFTLHPDIPSRQDNANSKQYLEAITRHVYDNLKMCQHAPSVQMFDIPEDALPEELKTVKTEEPNPDVRMTQDDEDRLVEPKNEFFDGDNDNDKSENEP, encoded by the exons ATGGCAACAAAGAAAGTGTCGTACTTCTTCAACCCGGACGTGGGGAACTTTCACTACGGTCCCGGCCATCCGATGAAACCTCATCGACTTTCGGTCATCCATCATTTAGTGATGAACTACGGTCTTCACAAAAAGATGCAAATTTACCGGCCGTACAA agCGAGTGCGCACGACATGTGCCGGTTTCATAGTGACGAGTACATTGAGTTCCTGCAGCGAGTCACACCGCAAAACATTCAGGGTTACACCAAGTGTCTTTCCGTATTCAACGTCGGCGACGATTGTCCAGTGTTTGATGGGTTGTTCGAGTTCTGCGCCATGTACACTGGCGCTTCGCTGGAAGGTGCACAGAAGTTGAACCACAACCATAGCGACATTTGCATCAACTGGTCTGGCGGTTTGCACCACGCCAAGAAGTTTGAGGCGTCTGGATTCTGCTATGTCAACGACATAGTGATAGGCATTCTGGAGCTCCTGAAGTACCATCCGCGTGTCCTCTACATTGACATTGACGTGCATCATGGCGATGGGGTACAGGAAGCGTTCTATCTGACCGATCGCGTGATGACGGTATCGTTCCATAAGTACGGCAACTACTTCTTCCCCGGGACGGGCGATATGTACGAAATTGGTGCCGAATCGGGGCGGTACTATTCGGTGAACGTGCCGCTAAAGGAAGGTATCGACGATCAGAGCTACGTCCAGGTGTTCAAACCGGTCATTTCAGCTGTGATGGAGTTCTACCAGCCGACTGCGATCGTACTGCAGTGCGGCGCAGATTCGCTCGCTGGCGACCGGCTGGGATGCTTTTCGCTCAGTACGAAAGGGCACGGCGAGTGCGTCAAGTTCGTTAAGGACCTGAACGTGCCGACACTGGTGGTCGGAGGCGGTGGGTACACGTTGCGCAATGTGGCACGCTGCTGGACGTACGAAACTTCGCTGCTTATCGACGAAACCATCTCGAACGAGCTGCCGATGAACGATTACCTTGAGTTTTTTGCTCCCGATTTTACGCTCCATCCGGACATTCCCAGCAGACAAGATAATGCGAACAGCAAACAGTACCTGGAAGCGATTACGCGACACGTTTACGACAACTTGAAGATGTGTCAACATGCACCCAGTGTACAGATGTTCGACATACCTGAGGACGCACTTCCGGAGGAGCTGAAAACGGTCAAGACGGAGGAACCGAATCCGGATGTGCGTATGACGCAGGACGATGAAGATCGACTGGTGGAGCCGAAAAATGAGTTCTTCGATGGTGATAACGACAACGACAAGAGTGAAAACGAACCGTAG